The following proteins come from a genomic window of Bradyrhizobium sp. SZCCHNS1050:
- a CDS encoding glycine reductase, whose translation MTAPTDDRLGFAPESDAPLSYMARTRDYYLAIGYDTPYRWAHYTSAPFHPLRKPLAQSRVTVVTTAAPFDPAKGDQGPGAPYNGGAKFYAVYDGDTSAQHDLRISHIAYDRAHTSAEDSGTWFPLPQLLRLAGEGRIGAVGPRFFGAPTNRSHRVTIETDAPEILARCRADEIDAVVLVPNCPVCHQTVSLVARHLEANGVATVVMGCAKDIVEHAAAPRFLFSDFPLGNSAGKPHDAASQAFTLELALRVLESSPAARTTVQSPLHWSDDHGWKRDYSNPAMLAPDELARRRAEFDAQKAIARQVRGKQV comes from the coding sequence ATGACCGCACCGACCGACGACAGACTCGGCTTCGCGCCCGAAAGCGATGCGCCATTGTCCTACATGGCGCGCACGCGCGACTACTATCTCGCGATCGGCTATGACACGCCCTATCGCTGGGCTCACTACACGTCGGCGCCGTTCCATCCCTTGCGCAAGCCGCTCGCGCAGTCGCGCGTCACCGTCGTCACCACGGCCGCGCCTTTCGATCCCGCCAAAGGCGATCAAGGCCCCGGCGCGCCCTATAATGGCGGCGCCAAGTTCTACGCCGTCTATGACGGCGACACGTCGGCGCAGCACGACCTGCGCATTTCCCACATCGCCTATGATCGCGCGCACACCTCGGCCGAGGATTCCGGCACCTGGTTTCCGCTGCCACAGCTCCTAAGGCTGGCAGGTGAAGGCCGCATCGGCGCGGTCGGACCGCGCTTCTTCGGCGCGCCGACCAATCGCAGCCACCGCGTCACGATCGAGACCGATGCGCCGGAGATTCTCGCGCGCTGCCGCGCCGACGAGATCGACGCCGTCGTGCTGGTGCCGAACTGTCCGGTGTGCCACCAGACCGTGAGCCTGGTGGCACGGCATCTCGAAGCGAACGGCGTCGCAACCGTCGTCATGGGCTGCGCCAAGGACATCGTCGAGCACGCCGCCGCGCCGCGCTTCCTGTTCTCGGATTTTCCGCTGGGCAATTCCGCCGGCAAGCCGCACGACGCGGCCTCGCAGGCCTTCACGCTCGAGTTGGCTTTGCGTGTCCTCGAGAGTTCACCAGCCGCACGCACGACCGTGCAATCGCCTTTGCACTGGAGCGACGATCACGGCTGGAAGCGCGACTACAGCAATCCGGCCATGCTCGCGCCGGACGAGCTGGCGCGGCGGCGCGCCGAGTTCGATGCGCAGAAGGCGATCGCGCGGCAGGTTCGTGGAAAGCAGGTGTGA
- a CDS encoding PEGA domain-containing protein: MRVVALVALCAALGGCASVTRGTTETISVASTPSGAEATIAGLEAPMTCTTPCSFVAKRNADISVTIEKPGYETQIIPLTKDIPATGAAGFAGNILAGGLIGMGVDAATGAATDHKPNPVIVTLQPRMAAPAGRPQRPPRRSAPPPAQPEAGT; this comes from the coding sequence ATGAGAGTTGTAGCGTTGGTGGCGCTGTGCGCCGCGCTGGGAGGCTGCGCGTCCGTAACGCGGGGTACAACCGAGACGATCAGTGTCGCGTCGACGCCGTCCGGGGCCGAAGCCACGATCGCCGGTCTCGAAGCGCCGATGACCTGCACGACGCCCTGCTCGTTCGTCGCCAAACGCAATGCCGACATCTCCGTCACCATCGAAAAACCGGGCTACGAGACCCAGATCATCCCGTTGACCAAGGACATCCCGGCGACCGGCGCGGCCGGCTTCGCCGGCAACATCCTGGCGGGCGGCCTGATCGGCATGGGTGTGGACGCAGCGACGGGCGCGGCGACCGACCACAAGCCGAACCCGGTGATCGTCACCTTGCAGCCGCGCATGGCGGCGCCGGCAGGCCGTCCGCAGCGGCCGCCGCGGCGGTCGGCCCCGCCGCCGGCACAACCGGAGGCCGGGACCTAG
- a CDS encoding carbon-nitrogen hydrolase family protein, whose translation MGLAHPKYKVAVVQAAPAWLDLDASIKKTIALIEDAADKGAKLIAFPEVFIPGYPWHIWMDSPAWCIGRGFVQRYFDNSLAYDSPQAEALRAVVRKARLTAVLGLSERDGGSLYIAQWLIGPDGETIARRRKLRPTHAERTVYGEGDGSDLAVHDRPDIGRIGALCCWEHLQPLSKYAMYAQNEQVHVAAWPSFSLYDPFAPALGAEVNNAASRVYAVEGSCFVLAPCATVSQAMIDELCDRPDKHALLHVGGGHAAIFGPDGSSLAEKLPPEQEGLLIAEIDLGMIGIAKNAADPAGHYSRPDVTRLLLNKKPLNRVEQFALPVDTVTPGEAPSAAG comes from the coding sequence ATGGGACTGGCACATCCGAAATACAAGGTGGCGGTGGTGCAGGCGGCGCCGGCCTGGCTCGACCTGGACGCCTCGATCAAGAAGACCATCGCCCTGATCGAGGACGCGGCCGACAAGGGCGCCAAGCTGATCGCGTTTCCGGAGGTCTTCATCCCCGGCTATCCCTGGCACATCTGGATGGACTCGCCGGCCTGGTGCATCGGCCGTGGCTTCGTGCAGCGCTATTTCGACAATTCGCTGGCCTACGACAGCCCGCAGGCCGAGGCGCTGCGGGCTGTCGTGCGCAAGGCCAGGCTCACGGCCGTGCTGGGACTGTCCGAGCGCGACGGCGGCAGCCTGTACATCGCGCAATGGCTGATCGGCCCGGACGGCGAGACCATCGCCAGGCGCCGCAAGCTGCGGCCGACCCATGCTGAGCGCACCGTCTATGGCGAGGGCGACGGCAGCGATCTCGCCGTGCACGACCGGCCTGACATCGGCCGGATCGGTGCGCTGTGCTGCTGGGAGCATCTGCAGCCGCTGTCGAAATACGCGATGTACGCGCAGAACGAGCAGGTGCATGTCGCGGCGTGGCCGAGCTTCTCGCTGTACGATCCGTTCGCGCCGGCGCTCGGCGCCGAGGTCAACAACGCCGCCTCGCGCGTCTATGCGGTCGAGGGCTCGTGCTTCGTGCTGGCGCCGTGCGCCACCGTCTCGCAGGCGATGATCGACGAACTGTGTGACCGGCCCGACAAGCACGCGCTGCTGCATGTCGGCGGCGGCCACGCCGCGATCTTTGGTCCGGACGGCTCTTCGCTCGCCGAGAAGCTGCCGCCGGAGCAGGAAGGCCTGCTGATCGCCGAGATCGATTTGGGCATGATCGGCATCGCCAAGAATGCCGCCGATCCGGCGGGACACTATTCGCGCCCCGACGTCACCCGGCTGCTGCTCAACAAGAAGCCGCTCAACCGGGTCGAGCAGTTTGCGTTGCCGGTCGACACGGTCACTCCCGGCGAGGCGCCATCGGCGGCTGGCTGA
- a CDS encoding helix-turn-helix domain-containing protein gives MPILFTTDGSPDHRRLARWQDIVCDVYVGLDCTSDLGSAFRGSVTHTALGRAVCSEVASDRQRVHRTSQRISRADADFVLVAFGREGIGGVVQDGRDTVIRPGEFAIYDTTRPYELQFDAAFKQIVFKLPREMLQRRIGPTETVTAISFGPDSPLQPLAHEFIVRLCERAEHIGPEHAEPLANQAADLLAMTLAERLRAQPLPASSHRATLLYRIKAHIRTRLSDAGLSLPEIARELGLSTRYVNDLFSDEETSFQRFVLAERLKQCRRDLGSPMLAHRQISEIAFCWGFNDLSHFGRVFREQFGLSPREWRRSAVKR, from the coding sequence ATGCCGATCCTGTTCACCACCGACGGAAGCCCGGACCACCGCCGGCTGGCGCGGTGGCAGGACATCGTCTGCGACGTCTATGTCGGGCTCGACTGTACGTCCGATCTCGGCAGCGCGTTTCGCGGCTCGGTGACCCACACCGCGTTGGGACGGGCTGTCTGCTCCGAGGTTGCCTCGGACCGGCAGCGCGTGCACCGGACCTCGCAGCGGATCTCCCGGGCGGATGCCGACTTCGTTCTCGTCGCATTCGGACGTGAGGGAATCGGCGGCGTCGTCCAGGATGGCCGCGACACCGTGATCCGGCCCGGCGAGTTCGCGATCTACGACACGACCCGCCCGTATGAGCTGCAGTTCGACGCCGCGTTCAAGCAGATCGTGTTCAAGCTCCCGCGCGAGATGCTGCAGCGCCGGATCGGCCCGACGGAGACCGTGACGGCGATCAGCTTCGGCCCCGACAGCCCGCTCCAGCCCCTTGCCCATGAGTTCATCGTCAGGCTCTGCGAACGCGCCGAGCACATCGGCCCCGAGCATGCCGAACCTCTGGCCAACCAGGCCGCCGACCTGCTCGCCATGACCTTGGCCGAGCGGCTGCGCGCACAACCCCTGCCCGCCTCGAGCCATCGCGCAACGCTGCTCTATCGGATCAAGGCGCACATCCGCACCCGACTATCCGACGCCGGCCTCTCACTGCCGGAGATCGCACGCGAGCTCGGGCTATCGACGCGCTACGTCAATGATCTGTTCTCGGACGAGGAGACGTCGTTCCAACGCTTCGTGCTGGCCGAGCGGCTCAAGCAGTGCCGGCGCGATCTCGGCTCGCCGATGCTGGCGCATCGTCAGATCAGCGAGATCGCGTTTTGCTGGGGC